From Mucilaginibacter rubeus, a single genomic window includes:
- a CDS encoding TetR/AcrR family transcriptional regulator, with translation MGSKERILRQKDDTRRRILDAALDMIKCEGCDSLSMRKLADNIEYTAPAIYEYFENKDALYVELARTGHLKLVAMVKIAKDAHTGAAQQMEAMWLAYWSFAITYKELYQLMFAVGTGCCPVENQIGEAKLFPEMVSDVIRMLYLPHEASDEEVQKKYYTYWAIIHGLIAISMIQLTHDEKMNQEILIDAIKGINALITG, from the coding sequence ATGGGAAGTAAAGAACGGATATTAAGGCAAAAGGACGATACCCGCCGGAGGATACTGGACGCAGCGTTGGATATGATTAAGTGCGAGGGATGCGATTCATTGAGTATGCGTAAACTTGCCGATAATATTGAATACACCGCCCCCGCCATTTACGAGTATTTTGAAAATAAAGACGCGTTGTATGTAGAACTTGCGCGTACTGGTCACCTGAAATTGGTTGCCATGGTTAAAATAGCCAAAGATGCGCATACCGGAGCGGCACAGCAAATGGAAGCCATGTGGCTGGCTTACTGGAGTTTTGCAATTACTTATAAAGAGCTTTATCAGCTGATGTTTGCCGTTGGAACCGGCTGTTGCCCGGTAGAGAACCAGATTGGTGAAGCAAAGCTTTTTCCGGAAATGGTTTCGGATGTGATACGGATGCTTTATTTACCCCACGAAGCAAGTGACGAGGAAGTTCAAAAAAAATACTATACCTATTGGGCTATAATTCATGGTTTGATAGCGATTAGTATGATACAGCTTACCCATGACGAGAAAATGAACCAGGAGATCCTGATCGATGCCATCAAGGGGATCAATGCGCTGATAACAGGATAA
- a CDS encoding efflux transporter outer membrane subunit, translating into MIYSYKRQILATLAATAVFASCVTKKYQQPVVNTDKLYRDTTITDTTSMANMPMNQLFSDTVLVNLIQEGLRENLDLKTAVQRINEAQATFNQSKAAYLPSLEGSITGTRAKTSAASLNFPPEFASSFNLKTTTYQAALSTSWEADIWGKLSSAKRAALASLLQSDAAKRAVQTQLVADIANAYYNLLALDQQLAITEQTLTIRVKDVETVKALKEGAVVNGAAVVQSEANRYAAEVTIPDLKQSIREAENALSILLARAPGTIKRTSLNDQKPVADLKTGIPSQLLKNRPDVQQAEFAFRSAFENTNLARTYFYPQLTITGQGGLSTLQLKNFFDHSIFYNFVGGITQPIFNKGQNRARLRTAQAQQQEAYYAFQKSLLTAGQEVTNALFSYQNAVAKQGSRAKQLLALEKSVDYTKELLRYSSATNYTDVLTSEQSLLAAQLSSVNDRLQELQSIVNLYRALGGGWK; encoded by the coding sequence ATGATCTATTCATATAAGCGACAAATATTGGCTACGTTGGCAGCAACGGCGGTATTTGCATCGTGTGTTACAAAAAAATACCAGCAACCGGTAGTAAATACCGATAAGCTATATCGGGATACCACCATTACCGATACTACATCAATGGCCAATATGCCTATGAACCAGTTGTTTTCGGATACGGTACTGGTAAACCTGATTCAGGAAGGACTGCGCGAAAACCTTGACCTGAAAACTGCCGTACAGCGCATCAATGAGGCGCAGGCTACATTTAACCAAAGCAAGGCGGCCTATTTACCAAGCCTGGAGGGAAGTATAACCGGTACAAGAGCAAAAACATCGGCGGCAAGCTTGAACTTTCCACCGGAGTTTGCCAGTTCGTTCAACCTGAAAACTACAACTTACCAGGCGGCCTTAAGCACAAGTTGGGAAGCCGATATCTGGGGTAAGCTAAGCAGCGCTAAAAGGGCTGCATTAGCTTCGTTATTGCAAAGCGATGCTGCTAAAAGAGCTGTTCAAACCCAGTTGGTGGCAGATATCGCCAATGCTTATTATAACCTGCTGGCGCTTGACCAGCAACTGGCTATTACCGAGCAAACGCTTACCATCAGGGTAAAGGATGTGGAAACAGTAAAAGCCCTGAAAGAGGGTGCAGTAGTAAACGGTGCAGCTGTTGTACAAAGCGAAGCTAACCGTTACGCGGCTGAGGTTACGATCCCTGATCTTAAACAAAGCATCCGCGAAGCTGAGAATGCACTGAGCATTTTACTGGCGAGGGCCCCGGGCACTATCAAACGTACAAGCTTGAACGACCAGAAACCGGTTGCGGATCTGAAAACCGGAATCCCGTCGCAACTGTTGAAAAATCGCCCGGATGTGCAGCAGGCCGAGTTCGCGTTCAGAAGTGCCTTTGAAAACACTAACCTGGCGCGTACTTACTTTTATCCGCAGCTTACCATTACCGGTCAGGGCGGTTTATCAACCCTGCAGCTGAAGAATTTCTTCGATCATTCTATCTTTTACAATTTTGTTGGCGGAATTACCCAGCCTATTTTTAATAAAGGTCAAAACCGGGCCCGTTTAAGGACAGCCCAGGCTCAGCAACAGGAGGCTTACTATGCTTTTCAAAAATCATTGTTGACGGCAGGGCAGGAAGTAACCAACGCGTTATTCTCTTATCAAAATGCCGTTGCTAAGCAAGGCTCAAGGGCCAAGCAGTTGCTGGCGCTCGAAAAATCGGTTGATTATACCAAAGAGCTGCTTCGTTACAGTTCGGCTACAAACTATACCGATGTTTTAACTTCCGAACAAAGTTTGCTTGCTGCCCAGTTAAGCAGTGTTAATGATCGTTTGCAGGAATTGCAATCAATTGTTAACCTTTACCGCGCTTTGGGTGGCGGCTGGAAATAG
- a CDS encoding efflux RND transporter permease subunit: MLRTFIERPVLSTVISVIIVILGILGLTTLPISQYPDIAPPTVQVSTSYQGANAEVVMKSVIVPLEEQINGVENMTYMTSTASNDGSAAITVYFKQGTDPDLAAVNVQNRVSKATSLLPAEVTKAGVTTSKRQSSMVMVFSLSSDNKSYDEKFLQNYANINLLPQIKRINGVGDASSFGIQDYSMRIWLKPDVMATYGLVPDDVNNALAEQNIEAAPGKVGENDNQSFQYVLKYKGRLTSVPEFENIVIRSSTKGQLLRLKDIARVELGAQSYANATTMNGKPGIAIAIYQTAGSNAHELIKNCEQTIEAASKTFPAGISYTSLFSANDFLDASIEKVVHTLIEAFVLVFIVVFIFLQDFRSTLIPAIAVPVAIVGTFFFLQLFGFTINLLTLFAMVLAIGIVVDDAIVVVEAVHAKLDHGAKSAKAATISAMNDISGAIVSITLVMAAVFIPVSFITGSTGVFYKQFGLTLAIAILISAVNALTLSPALCALLLKPHPEGEHHKTGFLQRFYSAFNTSFDSLTRKYKRSVGFLAAKKWLSIAGILVFAAIFWFLLKTTPSGFVPNEDQGFIIGDVSLPPAASLERTTEVIDKVSGMVRSLPEVESVIRVAGQGILSGAGGSYGLIMIKLKPWDQRTAKGSDVNSVTGKLFGMTAGIKGATILFFAPPTLQGFGNSSGFEFQVQDKTGGDIVKFAEINGKFLGALNQRPEIQYASTFFNTNFPQFLVDVNVAKCKDAGITVNSVLSVLQGYFGGVYASNFNEFGKQYRVMIQADAAYRGTTGSLNNMYVRNANNTMAPISEFVTLKRVYGPESINRFNLFTSISVTGAPKPGFSTGDAIKAIQEVGAKTLPAGYGFEFSGLTREEIASGSQTIFIFMLCLVFVYFLLSAQYESYILPFAVLLSLPIGLAGAFIFARIFGIENNIYLQITLIMLIGLLAKNAILIVEFAVARRRSGESIVQAAIDGSVARLRPILMTSFAFILGLVPLMLASGAGAEGNRSIGTGAVGGMLIGTIFGVFVIPVLFIIFQSLQERISGTPAEQEIEVEEETLA, encoded by the coding sequence ATGTTACGTACATTCATTGAAAGACCAGTACTATCTACCGTAATATCGGTAATCATAGTAATACTGGGTATTTTGGGCCTTACTACATTGCCCATATCCCAATATCCGGATATAGCGCCGCCAACGGTGCAGGTATCAACATCATACCAGGGCGCCAATGCCGAGGTGGTGATGAAAAGCGTTATCGTTCCGCTTGAGGAGCAGATAAACGGTGTGGAAAACATGACCTACATGACCTCTACCGCGAGTAACGATGGTAGTGCTGCCATTACTGTTTATTTTAAACAGGGTACAGACCCCGATCTGGCTGCGGTAAACGTGCAGAACAGGGTATCAAAAGCTACCAGCTTACTTCCTGCCGAAGTAACCAAGGCGGGTGTTACTACCAGTAAACGCCAAAGCAGTATGGTGATGGTGTTTTCCCTGTCGAGCGATAACAAAAGTTACGACGAGAAATTTCTGCAAAACTATGCCAATATCAACCTGCTGCCGCAGATTAAGCGTATCAACGGTGTGGGTGACGCGTCGTCATTTGGTATACAGGATTATTCCATGCGTATTTGGTTAAAGCCTGATGTAATGGCCACCTATGGCCTTGTGCCCGATGATGTGAACAACGCTCTTGCCGAGCAAAATATTGAGGCTGCGCCGGGTAAAGTGGGAGAGAATGATAACCAGTCGTTCCAATATGTGTTAAAGTACAAAGGCCGACTTACAAGTGTGCCCGAGTTTGAGAACATTGTAATCCGTTCATCAACCAAGGGGCAATTATTGCGCCTGAAAGATATAGCACGTGTAGAGCTTGGCGCGCAAAGTTATGCTAATGCTACTACCATGAATGGTAAACCGGGCATAGCCATAGCCATTTACCAAACTGCAGGTTCAAACGCGCACGAGTTAATTAAAAACTGTGAGCAAACTATTGAAGCCGCTTCAAAAACGTTTCCGGCGGGTATTAGCTATACCTCCCTTTTCAGCGCCAATGACTTTTTGGATGCCTCTATAGAGAAGGTAGTGCATACACTTATTGAAGCCTTTGTGCTGGTATTTATCGTAGTGTTCATTTTTCTTCAGGATTTCCGTTCTACATTGATCCCGGCTATCGCTGTGCCGGTAGCTATTGTGGGTACGTTCTTCTTTTTACAATTGTTTGGTTTTACCATCAATCTGCTTACCCTGTTTGCTATGGTACTGGCCATTGGTATTGTGGTGGATGACGCAATTGTGGTGGTTGAGGCTGTGCACGCCAAGCTTGATCATGGTGCTAAATCGGCAAAGGCCGCCACCATCAGCGCTATGAATGATATCAGTGGGGCCATTGTATCCATCACTTTGGTAATGGCTGCAGTGTTTATCCCGGTTTCGTTCATTACAGGTTCAACCGGGGTGTTTTATAAGCAGTTTGGTTTAACGCTTGCTATCGCGATATTAATATCTGCAGTAAACGCTTTAACACTAAGCCCGGCCTTGTGCGCCTTGTTATTAAAACCGCATCCCGAAGGTGAGCATCATAAAACAGGTTTTTTACAGCGATTTTATAGTGCTTTTAACACCAGCTTTGATTCCCTTACCCGCAAGTATAAAAGATCGGTAGGTTTTCTGGCGGCTAAAAAATGGCTTTCAATAGCAGGGATCCTGGTTTTTGCCGCGATATTCTGGTTTTTGCTCAAAACAACACCATCGGGCTTTGTGCCTAATGAAGATCAAGGCTTCATCATTGGCGATGTATCCTTGCCGCCTGCGGCATCATTAGAGCGTACTACCGAGGTTATCGATAAGGTATCTGGTATGGTAAGGTCGTTACCAGAGGTTGAATCGGTGATCAGGGTTGCCGGGCAAGGCATTCTGAGTGGTGCAGGCGGTTCATACGGTTTGATCATGATCAAGCTGAAACCTTGGGATCAGCGTACGGCCAAAGGATCGGACGTAAACAGTGTTACCGGCAAACTTTTTGGTATGACGGCCGGGATCAAAGGCGCTACCATCCTGTTTTTCGCCCCTCCAACGCTGCAGGGTTTTGGTAACAGCAGTGGTTTCGAGTTCCAGGTACAGGACAAAACAGGCGGCGACATCGTAAAATTTGCCGAAATAAACGGCAAGTTTTTAGGTGCGCTAAATCAACGCCCCGAAATTCAATATGCATCTACTTTCTTTAATACTAACTTCCCGCAGTTTTTGGTTGATGTAAATGTGGCTAAATGTAAAGACGCGGGTATCACCGTAAACTCGGTATTGAGCGTTTTGCAGGGCTATTTCGGCGGTGTTTATGCTTCTAACTTTAACGAGTTTGGTAAACAATATCGTGTAATGATCCAGGCTGATGCCGCATACAGGGGCACAACCGGTAGTTTGAATAATATGTATGTGCGTAATGCCAATAATACCATGGCGCCAATTTCGGAGTTTGTTACGCTGAAAAGGGTTTATGGGCCGGAGTCTATCAACCGCTTTAACTTGTTTACCTCTATTTCGGTAACAGGCGCGCCAAAACCGGGCTTTAGTACCGGTGATGCCATTAAAGCCATACAAGAGGTAGGTGCTAAAACATTGCCTGCAGGTTATGGATTTGAGTTTTCGGGCTTAACACGGGAGGAGATTGCCAGCGGCAGCCAAACCATTTTCATTTTTATGTTGTGTTTGGTGTTCGTGTACTTCCTGTTAAGTGCACAATACGAAAGCTATATCCTGCCATTCGCGGTATTGTTATCGTTGCCGATAGGTTTGGCCGGCGCGTTCATCTTCGCCCGCATCTTCGGGATCGAGAATAATATCTACCTGCAAATCACGCTCATCATGCTTATTGGTCTGTTAGCTAAAAACGCCATCCTGATTGTTGAGTTTGCGGTAGCGCGCAGGCGCAGCGGCGAGAGCATTGTACAGGCTGCTATTGACGGTTCGGTAGCACGTTTAAGACCTATTTTGATGACCTCCTTTGCGTTCATTCTCGGTTTGGTTCCGTTGATGCTTGCCTCAGGTGCAGGTGCCGAAGGTAACCGTTCGATTGGTACGGGCGCTGTAGGGGGGATGTTGATCGGTACCATATTCGGTGTGTTTGTAATACCGGTGCTGTTCATCATTTTCCAGTCGTTGCAGGAACGTATCAGCGGTACGCCTGCCGAACAGGAAATAGAAGTTGAAGAAGAAACGCTGGCCTGA
- a CDS encoding efflux RND transporter periplasmic adaptor subunit, giving the protein MKNTVQLLTGFSAALILLSSCGGGQNQGAAMAADGPQPPQSYPVFKISLHDATLNSEYPATLQGQQNIEIRPKVDGYVDQIYIDEGSVVKKGQLLFKLSAPQYAQEVNTANAAIATAEADVSSAELQVNKTKPLVEKDIISHYELESAEYTLKARKAALAQAKASLANAKTNLGYTVITSPVDGVVGAIPYKLGSLITGSTAQPLTTVSNIGKVYAYFALNEKQLLDFSRSVKGSTMNEKLANTPPVSLVLPDGSTYAEKGKVETISGLINTETGSASYRATFPNPIGLIRSGGSATIRIPQTVKNAVLIPQKASYELQGKHFVYVVDGKGAVKNTEIKVMDLTAGQFYVVTDGLKAGDTVVTDGAATLKDGAVIKPEAQEIAANYGE; this is encoded by the coding sequence ATGAAAAATACAGTTCAACTGCTAACCGGCTTTAGTGCCGCCTTAATTTTATTGTCGTCATGCGGCGGTGGTCAAAACCAGGGTGCTGCAATGGCCGCAGATGGCCCGCAGCCACCCCAGAGTTACCCGGTTTTTAAAATTAGTTTACATGATGCCACGCTGAACAGCGAATATCCCGCTACACTTCAGGGGCAACAAAATATTGAGATCCGCCCGAAAGTTGATGGTTATGTCGACCAGATTTATATCGATGAAGGCAGCGTGGTAAAAAAAGGCCAGCTGCTTTTTAAGCTCAGTGCGCCACAATATGCGCAGGAAGTAAATACCGCCAATGCTGCCATTGCTACTGCCGAAGCTGATGTAAGCTCGGCCGAGTTACAGGTTAACAAAACCAAGCCCCTGGTTGAAAAAGATATCATCAGCCACTATGAGCTTGAATCGGCCGAATATACTTTGAAAGCTCGCAAAGCCGCCCTTGCCCAGGCAAAAGCCAGTTTGGCCAATGCCAAAACCAATTTGGGCTATACCGTTATAACCAGTCCGGTTGATGGCGTAGTAGGAGCTATCCCTTACAAATTAGGTAGCCTCATTACCGGTTCAACAGCACAACCGTTAACAACGGTATCAAACATTGGCAAGGTATACGCTTACTTCGCCCTGAATGAAAAGCAGCTGCTCGATTTTTCAAGATCGGTTAAAGGCAGCACCATGAACGAGAAGCTGGCCAACACGCCGCCTGTATCACTTGTATTGCCTGATGGCAGTACTTATGCCGAAAAAGGTAAGGTTGAAACCATCAGTGGTTTAATCAATACCGAAACCGGATCGGCAAGTTACAGGGCTACATTCCCTAACCCGATTGGCCTTATCCGCAGTGGTGGTAGTGCTACTATCCGTATTCCACAAACTGTAAAAAACGCGGTGCTTATACCACAGAAAGCCTCTTACGAGCTGCAAGGAAAGCATTTTGTTTATGTAGTTGATGGAAAAGGCGCGGTTAAAAACACCGAGATCAAGGTTATGGATTTAACCGCAGGCCAGTTCTATGTAGTTACCGATGGCCTTAAAGCAGGCGATACCGTTGTTACCGATGGCGCTGCTACTTTAAAGGATGGCGCGGTTATCAAACCTGAAGCACAGGAAATAGCGGCTAATTACGGAGAATAA
- a CDS encoding TetR/AcrR family transcriptional regulator produces the protein MPIRDTGAEQLIKNTAKHIFFAEGRLHANTQDIADAAGVSRTLLNYYFRTKDVLIEQVFKEAMLALTTRLDAVMASDLPFKQKIENFIDLFLTEANAYPYQETFLITELNSNTCKYTNEVKPHHIQMFLEQIKTEMEAGNIERMNPVHFVLNLFSLMSYPLIMSAIYKKAFELSNEGYACLINERKKMICKMIFQ, from the coding sequence ATGCCAATAAGGGATACCGGTGCCGAGCAGTTAATTAAGAATACCGCCAAGCACATTTTTTTTGCCGAAGGCAGGCTACACGCCAATACCCAGGATATTGCCGACGCCGCCGGAGTGAGTCGCACTTTGTTAAACTACTATTTCCGCACCAAGGATGTTTTAATTGAGCAGGTGTTTAAGGAAGCCATGCTTGCTTTAACCACCCGCCTTGATGCTGTGATGGCTTCCGATCTGCCGTTTAAACAGAAGATCGAAAACTTTATCGACCTGTTCTTAACCGAGGCCAACGCGTATCCGTACCAGGAAACTTTTCTCATCACCGAACTCAATTCAAATACCTGTAAATACACCAACGAGGTTAAGCCTCATCATATCCAGATGTTCCTGGAGCAGATCAAAACTGAAATGGAAGCTGGTAACATCGAACGGATGAACCCTGTACATTTTGTGCTGAACCTGTTCTCGCTGATGTCGTACCCGCTTATTATGAGTGCCATTTACAAAAAAGCTTTTGAACTAAGCAATGAGGGCTATGCCTGCCTTATCAATGAGCGAAAGAAGATGATCTGTAAAATGATTTTCCAATAA
- a CDS encoding helix-turn-helix domain-containing protein — MPKEILPVQTHTMEQLLAPLGITSQHKGLYVTSFNPSDVEVPILYPFRSDHFSFTLVHEGDFSINVGLLEYNVKKDNILLIAPNTVRQFLNVSPDCRLTSVIFTSTYLSATSIHTKNVEAFDFLSSQVSPLLVTGEKSMAPLTAILDIIESKIDICDELAFRDEVLLNLFTGFIYEVSALYKKQEKLGEIKGTRKEELTFRFLKILPQHFKTERSVQAYAAMLNITPKYLSQTVKEVTGKTAGEFIDEIVIMEAKVALNDPALTIAQVAAYLNFADQFFFSKFFKKQCGISPSKYRQTP; from the coding sequence ATGCCAAAAGAGATCCTGCCTGTACAGACGCACACCATGGAGCAATTGCTTGCTCCGCTTGGCATTACAAGTCAGCATAAGGGTTTGTATGTAACTTCATTTAACCCGAGCGATGTAGAAGTGCCAATTCTGTATCCTTTCAGGTCAGATCATTTTTCTTTTACGCTGGTTCATGAGGGCGATTTTTCCATCAATGTAGGTCTGCTGGAGTATAATGTAAAAAAGGACAACATTCTGCTAATCGCGCCTAATACCGTTCGCCAGTTTCTTAATGTTTCGCCAGATTGCAGGCTTACCTCTGTCATATTTACCTCGACTTATTTATCGGCTACCAGTATCCACACCAAAAATGTTGAGGCATTTGATTTTTTGTCGTCGCAGGTTAGCCCTTTATTGGTTACCGGTGAAAAGTCAATGGCCCCGCTTACAGCAATCCTTGATATCATTGAAAGTAAAATAGACATCTGTGATGAGTTGGCTTTTCGGGATGAAGTTTTATTGAACCTTTTCACCGGTTTTATTTATGAGGTAAGTGCCTTATATAAAAAGCAGGAAAAATTAGGAGAGATAAAAGGCACACGTAAGGAGGAATTAACTTTTCGTTTCCTGAAGATCCTGCCGCAGCATTTCAAGACGGAAAGAAGCGTACAGGCTTATGCGGCTATGTTGAACATCACCCCTAAATATCTTTCCCAAACTGTAAAAGAGGTAACAGGTAAAACGGCAGGCGAGTTTATTGACGAAATAGTGATCATGGAGGCAAAGGTAGCCTTGAATGATCCGGCACTGACTATAGCCCAGGTAGCAGCGTATCTCAACTTTGCCGACCAATTTTTTTTCAGTAAGTTTTTCAAAAAACAATGCGGTATCAGTCCCAGTAAATACCGCCAAACTCCTTAA
- a CDS encoding deoxyguanosinetriphosphate triphosphohydrolase: protein MATFAAHTHHTIMNWDKLLSAKRWGYEDKYIANHIDARSEFQRDYDRIIFSSPFRRLQNKTQVFPLPGSIFVHNRLTHSLEVASVGRSLGRMHFNRMLKEDPEVEKKYPLISEIGNMIAAACLAHDLGNPAFGHSGESAISYYFAEGAGKDYKATVTAQQWEDLTHFEGNANALRLLTHQFAGKGRGSLALTYSTIASIAKYPCSSVAGHKKGIIYRKKYGFFDSEQQDFEKIAEDLGLIRVEGDELIYKRHPLVYLVEAADDICYNVVDLEDAHRLKILSYEEVKELLMPLCTIPRMEERLEEFDDSDAKVGYLRAIAINTLVNQCSNLFYDKQNEIMNGDFNSALMDAIEEPLRSAMKAIEKVSVKKIYNYSSVVQKEVAGYKVMGGLLEEFVPAYLKNNSKYHEKLIELIPKQFLTKAGDDYSKIQTILDFVSGMTDLYAVELFRKIKGISFPSMS, encoded by the coding sequence ATGGCTACTTTTGCCGCCCATACACATCATACTATCATGAACTGGGATAAGCTACTATCGGCGAAGCGCTGGGGTTACGAGGATAAATATATTGCAAACCATATCGATGCCAGATCGGAGTTTCAGCGGGATTACGACCGGATAATTTTTTCATCACCATTCAGGAGGTTGCAAAACAAAACCCAGGTATTCCCATTACCCGGAAGCATTTTTGTACATAACCGGCTTACCCATAGTTTGGAAGTAGCCAGTGTAGGACGCTCGTTAGGGCGTATGCACTTTAACCGGATGCTTAAGGAAGATCCCGAGGTAGAGAAAAAATATCCACTTATCAGCGAGATTGGTAATATGATTGCGGCAGCTTGTTTGGCGCATGACCTGGGCAACCCTGCTTTTGGCCATTCAGGCGAATCTGCTATTTCGTATTATTTTGCAGAAGGAGCGGGTAAAGATTACAAGGCAACTGTTACCGCTCAGCAATGGGAAGATCTGACGCATTTTGAAGGTAATGCTAACGCCTTAAGGTTATTAACTCATCAATTTGCCGGTAAAGGCCGGGGGAGTTTGGCGTTAACCTATTCTACCATAGCTTCTATAGCAAAATACCCATGTTCATCTGTAGCCGGGCATAAAAAGGGTATCATCTACCGGAAAAAATATGGTTTCTTCGATTCTGAGCAGCAGGATTTTGAAAAGATAGCTGAGGATTTGGGTTTGATCAGGGTAGAGGGTGACGAACTTATTTACAAAAGACATCCATTGGTATACCTTGTTGAAGCCGCCGATGATATTTGCTATAATGTTGTTGACCTGGAGGATGCCCATCGCCTTAAAATACTCTCCTATGAGGAAGTGAAAGAGCTACTGATGCCTTTGTGTACTATCCCCAGAATGGAAGAGCGATTGGAAGAGTTTGATGATAGTGACGCTAAGGTGGGCTATTTGAGAGCGATAGCAATAAATACTTTGGTAAATCAATGTTCAAATCTGTTTTATGACAAACAGAATGAGATAATGAACGGCGATTTTAATTCTGCACTAATGGACGCCATTGAAGAGCCGCTACGGTCTGCCATGAAAGCTATTGAAAAGGTATCTGTAAAAAAGATCTACAACTATAGCTCAGTAGTGCAGAAGGAAGTTGCCGGTTATAAAGTAATGGGCGGTTTATTGGAAGAGTTCGTTCCCGCGTATTTAAAAAATAATTCAAAATACCACGAGAAACTGATCGAACTGATCCCTAAACAATTTTTAACCAAAGCCGGGGATGATTATTCAAAGATCCAGACCATCCTTGATTTTGTTTCGGGCATGACAGACTTGTATGCCGTTGAATTGTTCAGGAAGATAAAGGGGATCTCGTTCCCGTCGATGAGCTGA